A genomic stretch from Flavobacterium humidisoli includes:
- a CDS encoding aminotransferase class I/II-fold pyridoxal phosphate-dependent enzyme, translating to MKNFNPADKIQDLQYFGEFGGVNPSISDSSTYTFLSAKTMFDTFEGNMEGCYLYSRHSSPSNLYLDQALAAMEGTETANVSASGMGAITPTLLQLCGAGDHIVSSRTIYGGTYAFLKNFTPRFGIETSFVDITKLDIVEAAITSKTKVLYCETVSNPLLEVADIAGLAKIAKKHNLKLVVDNTFSPLSVSPAKLGADIVIHSLTKYINGSSDTVGGVTCASKEFINSLKNVNSGASMLLGPTMDSLRSASVMKNLRTLHIRIKQHSHNAHYLADQFEKDGLKTVYPGLKSHPSHELYKTMINPEYGFGGMLTIDVGTLEKANELMELMQERNLGYLAVSLGFYKTLFSAPGTSTSSEIPLDEQKEMGLTDGLIRFSIGLDNDIERTYQMMKNCMVELGILSSVKIHKEAVKEIQ from the coding sequence ATGAAAAACTTCAACCCAGCAGATAAAATTCAAGATTTACAATATTTCGGTGAATTTGGTGGTGTCAATCCGTCGATTTCTGATTCTTCGACTTATACTTTTCTTTCGGCTAAAACTATGTTTGACACTTTTGAAGGAAATATGGAAGGCTGTTACTTGTATTCGCGCCATTCATCCCCAAGCAATTTGTATTTGGATCAGGCTTTGGCAGCAATGGAAGGAACGGAAACAGCAAATGTTTCGGCTTCTGGAATGGGAGCGATTACGCCTACTCTTTTGCAATTGTGCGGTGCGGGCGACCATATTGTTTCAAGCCGAACTATTTATGGCGGAACTTACGCTTTCTTAAAAAACTTTACGCCAAGATTCGGGATCGAAACAAGCTTTGTTGACATCACAAAACTGGATATTGTGGAAGCTGCAATTACTTCTAAAACTAAAGTTTTGTATTGCGAAACGGTTAGTAATCCACTTTTGGAAGTTGCCGATATTGCTGGTTTGGCTAAAATTGCCAAAAAACATAATTTAAAATTGGTTGTCGATAATACTTTTTCACCACTTTCTGTTTCTCCCGCAAAATTGGGCGCCGATATTGTCATTCATAGTTTGACAAAATACATTAACGGAAGCAGTGACACAGTTGGTGGTGTGACTTGTGCGTCTAAAGAATTTATTAATTCGCTGAAAAATGTAAATTCTGGCGCGAGTATGCTTTTAGGGCCTACAATGGATAGTTTGCGTTCTGCAAGTGTGATGAAAAATTTGAGAACGCTTCATATTAGAATTAAACAGCATAGTCATAATGCGCATTATTTGGCGGATCAGTTTGAGAAAGATGGCTTAAAAACGGTTTATCCAGGATTGAAAAGCCATCCGAGTCATGAATTATATAAAACGATGATTAATCCCGAATATGGTTTTGGGGGAATGCTAACGATTGATGTTGGAACTTTGGAAAAAGCTAATGAATTAATGGAATTGATGCAGGAACGAAACCTTGGATATTTGGCAGTAAGCTTAGGTTTTTATAAAACGTTATTCAGTGCACCAGGAACCTCTACTTCGAGCGAAATTCCGTTAGATGAGCAGAAAGAAATGGGATTAACAGACGGTTTGATTCGCTTTTCTATTGGATTGGATAATGATATTGAACGCACTTACCAAATGATGAAAAATTGTATGGTTGAACTTGGAATTTTAAGCTCTGTAAAGATTCACAAAGAAGCCGTTAAAGAAATTCAATAA